The stretch of DNA TAGCAAAAGTTCCGTTCGAGGAGAAGACTAAGAGCCAAATACTTGAGGGGGTTTTGATAGGACATATAAGAATTTCACCCGACAGATTCAAATTCCCCGCCGCGCCGCCACCGGCCTCTcgataaatgaatgaaattcTAAGAAAATTGCAAAcatactattaaatttaatcgAAAATACACGTAACGTGCTTCTGTCctttctgtatatatttttatctatagaaCGAATGTTTCATGATGTGAATCTATGTGAatgatatttaatgatttactGTTTACATTAAATCATCGTGACAAGAgttcatttcaaattaaacatgctttgttagttataattatagaaCACGATACTTGTAATAATTTCTGTTTATTGTTAGATGAAAAGTACGAACgctatttattgtatttgtatccgtctatctatctatacatataataaaatcataacttATCGAAATCTGTACATggaaaatatttgagaaaaaatttACTGGGGGTGGGTATTTATTAATGCAGtagatcacaaaaatattttttttagaattttactGTTTATCACTGTTCGTTTATTAGCGCTAATCACGGAATTGTTTTAACTATTTGGGATGCTGTTTTCCCTGTTTTCCATAATAAACTCGGGGTAACATATAggctttgttttattaaaattgaaattttatgaaaCTAGCGCTGATGAGGGTAACACCTTTTTAAAGAGTTTTAGTGGTGTTACACCATCTCTTTGCAttgaaaataagtataaatagaaACGGCAcagatgattttatatttattccccAGTTCCttcttaatacaaaaaaactttaCGTCTATTTTTAAGCGAGTCCAGTTATCAGTGTAGATGTGACTCTGTCGCGTGTTCGTAACTACAAAAAATGTTTGCCTTCATCCCCGACAACACTACGTGtactatatttcttttatataataccccttcttttttatttaaagctacACGAACAGAGTCGTGGGCACCAgctagtacaaaataaatttcaaaagtaaTCATTCGGAAATTATACGAAATTATTAACAGCATTTTTACTTAAagtgatttttataataactaacaTATTTATCACATTTCATTTACTTGTCTTTTAAATGATTactattattatctttttattgcttttataaatatctatatattcgATTTCGCAAACTTTAATACATCACTGTTCCACTGACATGATTTCAAATGACCCAATATTCATTTACAGGTGACGCCTTGCCCCTGGATGTGATATTCAACTTGCCGTCCGTGCCTGACTTGGATATAGTGGAGTACTCCCGAAAGGGCAAGAGAAGTTACAAGTTGGCCAACGCTCATTTAGTTCTTCGGAACCGCCTCCCTCAGGTGCTCGTCATCTACATCCCCGGATGGTGGAACACGCCCACTGACGAATCTTCACAGGCTCTAGCCAACGCTCTACTGCATAAAAACTCATTCATTCTAGTTTTGGACACACGAGTTACCTTCTGTCGAGGTTACGTTGCATCAGTATCACGCGTTAAAAGTGTCGCCCAAAAGGTTTTCAAATTGATAAAGAACCTACATTCAGAGGGATATCCCTTAGCTTCAGTGCATTTAATCGGTTTCAGTTTGGGAGCTCATGTTGCTGGAATGGTGGGAAAATCGGCACAGAGCCGTCTGAATCGAAAAATAGGCAAGATCACAGCTCTAGACCCAGCTAGACCATGTTTTACTCACCTCTCTAAATATAGACTCGATAAACGCGACGCAAAGTTCGTCCACGTAATACACACGAGTGCAGGAGTATTGGGATTAGAGCAGCCTATCGGGCACACCGATGTGTACGTCAATGGTGTGTCAGCTCCGCAGCCGGAGTGCCGGGAGAAGGCAGTCAGCTTGGAGTGCGATCACGCGCAGGCGTGGAAACTCTTCTCCGCTTCCGTAATGAACGAGCGTTCGTTGATTGGACGAAAGTGCAAGAGTTGGAACGAGCTGAGCAGTGACCACTGCAGCGGCAATGAGACCGCGGTGGGGTACGAGTGCAACGTCAACATTCGGGGCATGTTCCTCCACAAGTCACAAGAGGTGGAGCGCAAGATTAAAGTGTTTAATCCCTTTGACATTAAAACCTGGTGGTCCAGGTGACTGACGTTAgtctattaaattatatcattaattaataataaaatagtattacctGTTAACAATGttgtttaaacataattacGTTAAGTTATTAAAGTAAggtgtttttaattaagttgGAAGATATTCGATTCTACAGAATTATTCCTAGTAATCTTTatgtaattaacaattattattcatataacataacattataaaattaaagttactaAGAATGGTGAAACCGTTACAATTTATTTAGGATATTCAATTCACCATCTGCTATCGAgtcattttaaaagtaattaatcaaGTAACATTCGTATCATGACTTTCAGAACCGTACTGCTCATTAAAAAGGTATTGACACTTTTGTCACGTACTCATAAGAAAAGTGTCCAATGATTCAAGAATGCTATTTAACCGACTTCGAATAATGTCTGTGTTTCCCCGAAACTTTGTATGTGCGCGAATTCTTAAAAACTTTACGGTTAATTTCCATAAATCCCCCTAGTGGGAAATCATGATAATCGAACGTTTAGTTTttgaataatatcaatttatactCATGatggttttagtatataaacgatattaataatgtaccattctattattactattatattatagacaTAATAATCTTGTGTTATATGctgttgttttctttttattaatatagagtcGTCGTGTTTTCATCATtgcaatttcaataattgtgtattttagttttaactTTGACTGTGATACAAATATactggttttatatttttctttaatatttattgtgcatttaattatatataatacgtttaattatatatgaatatattattgattga from Vanessa cardui chromosome 20, ilVanCard2.1, whole genome shotgun sequence encodes:
- the LOC124538432 gene encoding lipase member H-B-like yields the protein MNRSVGVFCVSAVLLSVTALVPPVNTGLDQLIRVASATCDALPLDVIFNLPSVPDLDIVEYSRKGKRSYKLANAHLVLRNRLPQVLVIYIPGWWNTPTDESSQALANALLHKNSFILVLDTRVTFCRGYVASVSRVKSVAQKVFKLIKNLHSEGYPLASVHLIGFSLGAHVAGMVGKSAQSRLNRKIGKITALDPARPCFTHLSKYRLDKRDAKFVHVIHTSAGVLGLEQPIGHTDVYVNGVSAPQPECREKAVSLECDHAQAWKLFSASVMNERSLIGRKCKSWNELSSDHCSGNETAVGYECNVNIRGMFLHKSQEVERKIKVFNPFDIKTWWSR